From Burkholderia sp. WP9, a single genomic window includes:
- a CDS encoding sigma-54-dependent Fis family transcriptional regulator has translation MPYVSQNQHVERVRGAIEGRLPAPADSTRLVSSWQRSFEQYRLDPGAAIGPRVLTSAELREVQGKEEAFLRASGQCLSRLHDMIRVADYCVMLTDAHGITIDYRIERERRSDFKHAGLYIGSCWSEREEGTCGVASVLTDLAPITVHKTDHFRAAFTTLTCSAAPIFAPTGEMIGVLDASAVRSPDNRDSQRLVFQLVRQSAGLIEDGYFLNQTAQHWILFGHSSRNFVEAQPEVLIAFDECGNLVAANRKARECIPALNGPRHIDEIFDTADVHLHDVARTDAIVCLRLRATGATLYARIRAPLKRASRATTGAAAGAARQSHGGTQDDLQVGALGRFLKSADARIAHNASVALRIIGKRLPILILGETGVGKEVFAHAVHDSGARRTRPFIAVNCGAIPESLIESELFGYAPGAFTGARSRGARGKIAQAHTGTLFLDEIGDMPLNLQTRLLRVLAEGEVMPLGGDAPVRVDIDVICATHRDLAQMVAEGSFREDLYYRLSGASLPMPPLRERADIGDMIAAVFDEEAQMAGHVLTLDPRLAECLAAFAWPGNIRQLRNVLRYACAMCDSARVKLRHIAPDVAALLAPEGAGNRALASAFAQQDPRDERTRIVEALTQHQWRPNAAAQSLGMSRATLYRRIAKLGIVGPHRC, from the coding sequence ATGCCTTACGTTTCGCAAAACCAGCACGTCGAACGCGTGCGCGGCGCCATCGAAGGACGGCTTCCCGCGCCGGCCGATTCCACGCGCCTCGTATCGTCGTGGCAACGCTCGTTCGAACAATATCGGCTCGATCCCGGGGCGGCGATCGGCCCACGCGTCCTGACGTCTGCCGAATTGCGCGAAGTGCAGGGAAAAGAGGAGGCTTTCCTGCGTGCCTCGGGCCAGTGCCTGAGCCGCCTGCACGACATGATTCGCGTCGCCGACTATTGCGTGATGCTCACGGATGCGCACGGCATCACGATCGACTACCGGATCGAGCGGGAACGCCGCAGCGATTTCAAGCACGCGGGACTGTATATCGGATCATGCTGGTCCGAACGGGAAGAAGGCACGTGTGGCGTGGCGAGCGTACTGACCGATCTCGCGCCGATCACGGTGCATAAGACCGATCACTTTCGCGCCGCCTTCACGACCTTGACCTGCAGCGCCGCGCCGATTTTCGCGCCGACCGGCGAGATGATCGGCGTGCTCGACGCCTCCGCCGTGCGCTCGCCGGATAACCGCGACAGTCAGCGGTTGGTGTTCCAACTGGTGCGTCAAAGTGCCGGCCTGATCGAGGACGGCTATTTCCTCAATCAAACCGCGCAGCACTGGATCCTGTTCGGTCATTCGAGCCGCAACTTCGTCGAGGCGCAACCCGAAGTGCTGATCGCGTTCGACGAATGCGGCAATCTGGTCGCCGCCAATCGCAAGGCGCGCGAGTGCATTCCCGCGTTGAACGGTCCACGCCACATCGACGAGATATTCGACACGGCCGACGTGCACCTGCACGACGTCGCGCGTACCGATGCGATTGTCTGCTTGCGCCTGCGCGCGACGGGCGCCACTTTGTACGCGCGCATTCGTGCGCCGCTCAAACGCGCTTCGCGTGCGACAACCGGCGCGGCGGCCGGTGCCGCGCGGCAATCGCACGGCGGGACTCAGGACGATCTGCAAGTCGGCGCATTGGGCCGTTTTCTGAAAAGCGCCGATGCACGCATCGCGCACAACGCGTCGGTGGCATTGCGCATCATCGGCAAACGGCTGCCGATTCTGATTCTCGGCGAGACCGGCGTCGGCAAGGAAGTCTTCGCGCACGCCGTGCATGATTCGGGCGCGAGACGTACACGGCCATTTATCGCCGTGAATTGCGGGGCGATTCCCGAATCGCTGATCGAGAGCGAACTATTCGGCTACGCGCCCGGCGCCTTTACCGGCGCACGCAGCCGCGGCGCTCGCGGCAAGATCGCGCAGGCGCATACCGGCACGTTGTTTCTCGACGAAATCGGCGATATGCCGCTCAATCTGCAGACACGGCTGCTGCGTGTGCTGGCGGAAGGCGAGGTGATGCCGCTCGGTGGCGATGCGCCCGTGCGCGTCGATATCGACGTGATATGCGCCACGCACCGCGATCTCGCGCAGATGGTGGCGGAAGGATCGTTCCGCGAAGATCTCTATTACCGCTTGAGCGGCGCCAGCTTGCCGATGCCGCCGTTGCGCGAACGCGCGGATATCGGCGACATGATCGCGGCCGTATTCGACGAAGAAGCGCAAATGGCCGGACATGTCCTCACCCTCGACCCACGCCTCGCCGAATGCCTCGCGGCCTTTGCATGGCCGGGCAACATTCGCCAGTTGCGCAACGTACTGCGTTACGCCTGCGCGATGTGCGATTCCGCCCGCGTTAAATTGCGGCATATCGCGCCGGACGTCGCGGCATTGCTGGCACCCGAGGGCGCGGGCAATCGCGCATTGGCGTCGGCGTTCGCGCAGCAGGACCCGCGCGACGAGCGTACGCGCATTGTCGAAGCGCTGACGCAACATCAATGGCGGCCCAACGCCGCGGCGCAATCACTGGGCATGTCGCGCGCGACCTTATACCGGCGTATCGCGAAACTGGGGATCGTCGGGCCGCATCGCTGCTAA
- a CDS encoding zinc ribbon domain-containing protein: MPTYDYRCENCGPFAAIRRVAERDMPCACPTCDTPAQRTLSLPSLSLMAASARAGHQVNERSAHAPQRSAEYKHRHGPGCGCGSGSIKGATTAGGLKTNPAGRPWMISH; the protein is encoded by the coding sequence ATGCCGACATATGATTACCGTTGCGAGAACTGCGGCCCATTCGCGGCGATCCGCCGCGTGGCCGAGCGCGACATGCCTTGCGCATGCCCCACCTGTGACACGCCGGCGCAACGCACCTTGAGCTTGCCTTCGTTGTCGTTGATGGCGGCGAGCGCGCGCGCCGGGCATCAGGTCAACGAGCGTTCGGCGCATGCGCCGCAACGCTCGGCCGAGTACAAGCACCGGCATGGGCCGGGTTGTGGATGCGGATCGGGCAGCATCAAGGGCGCGACGACCGCGGGCGGCCTCAAGACCAATCCCGCGGGCAGGCCATGGATGATCAGCCACTAA
- the fmdA gene encoding formamidase gives MAETLIKVDLNQSAYDNENVHNRWHPDIPMACWVNPGDDFILETYDWTGGFIKNNDSADDVRDIDLSIVHFLSGPVGVKGAEPGDLLVVDLLDIGAKQESQWGFNGFFSKKNGGGFLTDHFPQAQKSIWDFHGLYTSSRHIPGVNFAGLIHPGLIGCLPDPKMLATWNEREAGLIATDPQRVPGLANPPFAATAHMGRLAGDARDNAAAEGARTVPPREHGGNCDIKDLSRGSKVYFPVYVDGAGLSVGDLHFSQGDGEITFCGAIEMAGWVHMKVELIKGGMEKYGIKNPIFKPSPITPNYNDYLIFEGISVDEQGKQHYLDVHIAYRQACLNAIEYLKKFGYSGAQAYSILGTAPVQGHISGVVDVPNACATLWLPTQIFDFDIQPTSAGPVKHITGGVDLPLSPDLV, from the coding sequence ATGGCTGAAACGCTAATCAAGGTCGATCTGAACCAGTCGGCCTACGACAACGAGAACGTCCACAACCGCTGGCATCCGGATATTCCGATGGCCTGCTGGGTCAATCCGGGCGACGATTTCATTCTGGAGACCTACGACTGGACCGGGGGCTTCATCAAGAACAACGACAGTGCCGACGACGTGCGCGATATCGATCTCTCCATCGTGCACTTCCTCTCGGGACCGGTGGGCGTGAAGGGCGCGGAGCCGGGCGATCTGCTGGTGGTGGACCTGCTCGACATTGGCGCGAAGCAGGAGAGCCAATGGGGCTTCAACGGCTTCTTCTCGAAGAAGAATGGCGGTGGTTTCCTGACCGACCATTTTCCGCAAGCACAAAAGTCGATCTGGGATTTTCATGGTCTCTACACGAGTTCGCGCCATATTCCCGGCGTGAATTTCGCGGGCCTGATTCACCCGGGGCTGATCGGCTGCCTGCCTGATCCGAAGATGCTGGCCACCTGGAACGAGCGCGAAGCCGGGTTGATCGCCACCGACCCGCAACGCGTTCCCGGCCTCGCCAATCCGCCGTTCGCCGCCACGGCGCACATGGGGCGCCTCGCCGGAGACGCGCGCGACAACGCCGCCGCCGAAGGCGCGCGCACCGTGCCGCCGCGCGAGCATGGCGGCAATTGCGATATCAAGGACCTGTCGCGCGGTTCGAAGGTGTATTTCCCGGTGTACGTGGACGGCGCGGGTCTTTCCGTCGGCGATCTGCACTTCAGCCAGGGCGACGGTGAAATCACCTTCTGCGGCGCCATTGAAATGGCCGGCTGGGTGCATATGAAGGTGGAGTTGATCAAAGGCGGCATGGAGAAATACGGGATCAAGAATCCGATTTTCAAACCAAGCCCGATCACACCCAACTATAACGACTACCTGATCTTCGAAGGCATTTCCGTCGACGAGCAGGGCAAGCAGCACTATCTGGACGTGCATATCGCCTACCGTCAGGCGTGCCTGAATGCGATCGAGTACCTGAAGAAGTTTGGTTACTCCGGCGCGCAGGCTTACTCGATTCTGGGCACGGCGCCGGTGCAGGGGCATATCAGCGGCGTCGTGGATGTGCCTAACGCGTGCGCGACGCTCTGGTTGCCGACGCAGATTTTCGACTTCGATATCCAGCCGACTTCCGCAGGGCCCGTCAAGCACATTACCGGCGGCGTGGATCTGCCTTTGTCACCGGATCTGGTCTGA